The Streptomyces hundungensis genome contains the following window.
AACGCGCCCCACCACACGCCCGCCGAGGCCAGACAGATCCGTACCGCGGTCGACTCCGACAGGCCGAAGCCGTCGTGTCCCGAGTACAGGATCAGATTGAGCACCAGGACGCCCGCCCCCGAGGTGTAGCCGAAGGCCCAGCCGCGCGAGGAGACCCGGTCGCGCTCCTCGGGGCCCGCGATCTGCGGAAGGTAGGCGTTGTAGAGGACCATCGAGACCGACAGGGACGCGTTCGCGACGATCAGGAGCGCCGCGCCCAGCAGATAGCGGTGCCCGTCCAGGAAGAACATCCCGGCCGTCGCCGTCGCGCCCGTGTAGGCGGCCGCCGCGAGCAGCGGCTTCTTGCGCCCCGAGCGGTCGGCCGCGGCGCCCACGATCGGCATCAGGACCACCGCGAGGATCACCGAGGCGGAGACGGCGTACGCGAAGAGCGACCCCGCGCGCACCGGGACGCCCAAGGGGTGGACGAATCCGTCGGGGTCGGCGGCCGACTTGGCGATCGAGGTCAGGTACGGGCCGAGGAACACGGTCAGGACGCTCGTCGAATACACCGAGCACGCGAAGTCGTAGAAGTACCAGCCGCGCTGTTCCCGCCGGCGGTCGGCCGTGCTCACCGGACGGTCGTCCGCCCGGTCCATGGTCTCAGCGCTCAACCCGCGCCCCCTCGCTCGTGCCCGTACGCGAGCGGTGCCGCCGGGGTGGGCTCAGTGCCAGGCTCCCCGGTCGGTCAGTACCGTGCGCAGTGTCTCCAGATGATCGGTCATGATGCCATCCACGCCAAGGTCGAGGAGCGCCCTCATCCGGGCGGGATCGTTGATCGTCCACACGTGGACGTGCAGGCCGAGCGCATGCGCGGTACGGACGAAGCGACGGTCCACGACCGGAACGCCGCTCTGGCTCTCGGGCACCTGGGCGCTCACCGCGCCGGGGCGCAGCGGCGCCGGGATCCCGAAGGAGCGCAGCCGCAGCGCGGCGACACCCCGCACGCCGTACGACGTGGCCAGGCGCGGGCCCGCGAGGCGGTGGGCCCTGGCCACCCGGGCCTCCGAGAAGGAGCCCACGCAGACCCGGTCCCAGGCGGCGGTGCGACGGATCAGGTCGATCAGCGGGACGAGCGCGGACTCGGCCTTGAGGTCGACGTTCCAGCGGACCGCGGGAAACGCCTCCAGAAGCTCCTCGAAGAGGGGCAGGGGCTCGCGCCCGGCCACCCGGGCCCGCCTGACCTCGTCCCAGGGAAGGTCGGCGATCCTGCCGCGCGCGTCGGTGACACGGTCCAGGGTCGCGTCGTGGAAGGCGACCAGCCGTCCGTCGGCCGTGGTGTGCACATCGGTCTCGAAGTACCGGTACCCGGCCGCCGCGGCCCGTTCGAAGGCGGCCGCGGTGTTCTCGATGCCGTCGGCCGCCCCGCCGCGGTGGGCGAACGGGATGGGGGAGGGGTGGTCCAGATAAGGGTGGCGTACGCGAGTCACCGGGGAAGTATCGCGCGCTCCGGGGCCGGCTCAGGCCCCGCGGCGCCCCGTACCGGTGCCGGGGCGGCGGGCGCCGGGCCCGGGTCACCGGCGGGGATCGCGAAGACGCGGAGGAAGAACTGGGCGAGCGGCCCGATCGCCAGGGCGTACAGGACCGTGCCGACGCCGAGCGAACCACCGAGCAGGAAGCCCGTCGCCACCACGACGACCTCGAGGGAGGTGCGCACCAGCCGGATCGACCGGCCCGTCGCCCGGTGCAGGCCCGTCATCAGGCCGTCGCGTGGGCCGGGGCCGAAACGGGCCGAGATGTAGAGGCCGGTCGCGACGCCGTTGCAGACGATCGCGGCGGCCGTCAGCGGCACCTGGGCGAGCAGCCCGCGCACATCGGGGACGACGGCGAGCGTGCCGTCCATGAAGACGCCGATCGCGAAGACGTTGGAGACGGTGCCGAGCCCCGGTCGCTGGCGCAGAGGGATCCACAGCAGCAGCACCGCGGCCCCGACGATGATCGACACGACCCCGATCGAGAGACCGGTGTGCTTCGCGAGGCCCTGGTGCAGCACCCCCCACGGTTCGAGGCCGAGCCCGGCGCGGACCAGCAGCCCCGAGCTGACGCCGTACAGGGCGAGGCCGACATAGAGCTGGAGCAGCCTCCGGGTGAGGTGCGTGGACAAGGCGGGGCCCCCTGGTGTGGTGGTAGTGGACTGGCTCATGACACTCTGTGGCGGGGAAATGGACTCCAACCATGGCCAATTCCGGGAAGGTGGACTGACTTCGATGGCTCAGTGGACCTCGGCGATCGGGCCCGCCCAGCTCGCCCGTCAGCTCAAGGCGCAGCAACCCCGCCCGGTGGGCACGGGCCTGCGCAAGCCGCCCGCCTACCGCGCGCTCGCCGACGGGATCCGGCTGCTCGTCCTGGAGGGCCGCGTGCCGGCCGCCGCCCGGCTGCCCGCCGAACGCGAACTGGCCGTCGCCCTGTCGGTGAGCCGCACCACGGTGGCCGCCGCCTACGAGGCGCTGCGTGGCGAGGGCTTCCTCGAATCGAGGCGCGGCGCCGGCAGCTGGACCGCCGTGCCCGCGGGGCATCCGCTGCCCGGCCGGGGGCTCGAACCGCTCCCGCCCGAGTCGCTCGGCTCCATGATCGACCTGGGCTGCGCGGCCCTGCCCGCCCCCGAACCCTGGCTGACCCGTGGCGTACAGGGCGCGCTCGAAGAGCTTCCGCCGTACGCCCACACCCATGGCGACTACCCGGCGGGCCTGCCCGCGCTGCGTCAGATGCTCGCCGACCGCTACACCGCGCGCGGCATCCCGACGATGCCCGAGCAGATCATGGTCACCACCGGGGCGATGGGGGCGATGGACGCCATCTGTCATCTGTTCGCCGGGCGCGGTGAACGCATCGCCGTCGAGTCGCCCTCCTACGCCAACATCCTTCAGCTCATGCGCGAGGCGGGCGCCCGACTCGTGCCGATCGCCATGGCCGAGGCCCTGTCCGGCTGGGATCTGCCGCGCTGGCGCCAGGTGTTGAGGGACGCGGCGCCCCGACTCGCCTATGTCGTCGCGGACTTCCACAACCCCACCGGCGCGCTCGCCGACGAGGACCAGCGGCGCCAGCTCGTGGACGCGGCCCGTTCGGCCGGCACCGTGCTCGTCGTCGACGAGACGATGAGCGAGCTGTGGCTGGACGAGGAGCTCGCCATGCCGCGCCCCGTCTGCGCCTTCGACCCGGCGGGGGCCACCGTCCTCACGGTCGGCTCGGCCAGCAAGGCGTTCTGGGCCGGCATGCGCATCGGCTGGGTGCGCGCCGCCCCCGACATCATCCGCTCGCTCGTCGCGGCCCGCGCGTACGCGGATCTGGGGACCCCGGTCCTGGAACAGCTGGCCGTCAACTGGCTTATGGCGACGGGGGGTTGGGAGCAGGCGGTCGAACTGCGCCGCACCCAGGCCCGGGAGAACCGCGACGCGCTGGTCGCCGCGGTGCGCCGGGAGCTGCCCGACTGGGAGTTCCATGTGCCGCGCGGCGGCCTCACGTTGTGGGTGCGCACTGGAGGTCTCTCGGGGTCCCGGCTGGCCGAGGTCGGCGAACGGGTCGGGGTGCGGGTGCCGTCGGGACCGCGCTTCGGCGTGGACGGCGCCTTCGAGGGCTATGTTCGGCTGCCGTTCACGGTGGGCGGCCCGGTCGCCGAGGAGGCGGCGGTGCGGCTGGCGGCGGCGGCCCGGCTGGTGGAGACGGGCGGCGGCTCGGGAAGCGCGGAGCCGCCGCGGACCTTCGTCGCCTGAGACGTGGTCACGGGTGTCGGTCTAGGCCGCCCTCGGTCGAGGCCGCCCCGGTCGTAACCGCCCTCCGGTCGAAGCGACCACGGTCATAGCGGCCCCCGGTCGAAGCCACCTCGGCCGTAGCCGCCCCCGGGCGAGGTCGCCCCGGTCGTGGCCCCTCGGCCCAAGCCGCCCGAACCGGGTGGGCGCCCGCGGGCTAGCCCTCCGCCGGGACCGCCTCCACCGGCGTCGGGTCCACCGGAGATGCCTGGGCCGGGGTCGCCTCCACCGGTGCCTCCCGGCCGGGGAGCAGGTCAAGGACGGCCTGGCGGTGGGCCTCCGTCGTCGCGTCGTCGTAGGGGTCCGGGGTGGCGGGGACCTGGAGGCGCAGCACCGGGCCGGTGCCGAGGCGGGCGTAGCCACGGCCCGGCGGGACGTCGGGGGTGGGCGTGGTGTGCGGGGGCGCGCCAAGGACCGACTCGACCTGGCCGTGCGAAGCGGGGCCGAGCACCACCCGGGCCCGGGTGTGCGAGCGGACCGGCTCCGACAGGTCGTCCAGGGTGTCGAACTGC
Protein-coding sequences here:
- a CDS encoding PLP-dependent aminotransferase family protein, with protein sequence MAQWTSAIGPAQLARQLKAQQPRPVGTGLRKPPAYRALADGIRLLVLEGRVPAAARLPAERELAVALSVSRTTVAAAYEALRGEGFLESRRGAGSWTAVPAGHPLPGRGLEPLPPESLGSMIDLGCAALPAPEPWLTRGVQGALEELPPYAHTHGDYPAGLPALRQMLADRYTARGIPTMPEQIMVTTGAMGAMDAICHLFAGRGERIAVESPSYANILQLMREAGARLVPIAMAEALSGWDLPRWRQVLRDAAPRLAYVVADFHNPTGALADEDQRRQLVDAARSAGTVLVVDETMSELWLDEELAMPRPVCAFDPAGATVLTVGSASKAFWAGMRIGWVRAAPDIIRSLVAARAYADLGTPVLEQLAVNWLMATGGWEQAVELRRTQARENRDALVAAVRRELPDWEFHVPRGGLTLWVRTGGLSGSRLAEVGERVGVRVPSGPRFGVDGAFEGYVRLPFTVGGPVAEEAAVRLAAAARLVETGGGSGSAEPPRTFVA
- a CDS encoding YczE/YyaS/YitT family protein, whose product is MSQSTTTTPGGPALSTHLTRRLLQLYVGLALYGVSSGLLVRAGLGLEPWGVLHQGLAKHTGLSIGVVSIIVGAAVLLLWIPLRQRPGLGTVSNVFAIGVFMDGTLAVVPDVRGLLAQVPLTAAAIVCNGVATGLYISARFGPGPRDGLMTGLHRATGRSIRLVRTSLEVVVVATGFLLGGSLGVGTVLYALAIGPLAQFFLRVFAIPAGDPGPAPAAPAPVRGAAGPEPAPERAILPR
- a CDS encoding glycerophosphodiester phosphodiesterase; amino-acid sequence: MTRVRHPYLDHPSPIPFAHRGGAADGIENTAAAFERAAAAGYRYFETDVHTTADGRLVAFHDATLDRVTDARGRIADLPWDEVRRARVAGREPLPLFEELLEAFPAVRWNVDLKAESALVPLIDLIRRTAAWDRVCVGSFSEARVARAHRLAGPRLATSYGVRGVAALRLRSFGIPAPLRPGAVSAQVPESQSGVPVVDRRFVRTAHALGLHVHVWTINDPARMRALLDLGVDGIMTDHLETLRTVLTDRGAWH